gatctcctgacctcgtgatctgccctccttggcctcccaaaagtgctgggattacaggcatgagccactgcacccagcctctaatGATCTGTTttgatttagtattttttttcatgttatatCTTGGGCCCTCTGAGTTTTCACTGATGCTTAAACTTGGTCAGTGAAACTATTGTCACCATCTATAAGTGCGGTGCAGCCTCCCATGTGAACATATGGGACAGCGTTTTAGTGTTACCAGTGGTGCCTTATTAAAGTCTTATTTCTGCTCCCTTTTCTTACAAGACTCCTTAACAGGCCATTGTATCTTCTAGAAGTGGGAAAGGATAATGTTACTAGGGAAGCAAGAAAAAAGCAGCTAGGGCTTCTTTTAGCTGACCAGTCAACTGGATATTGACCACCTGTCTTCATGGGAAAGAAATAGATGGCAGTGAATAAGCGAGAGTCTAGTTTTCCAAGAAGCTCAATGATTTTCCCAAATCAATACAGCTCATCAGGCCTCAGAACAAAGGCTGCGGGGGAGATGACAGTGATGGAAGtggctctgtgttcttttgtgTATTAAACCATAAGGCCCATGGGGAAACAAGGTTTCTTtagctgtggggtgtgtgtgtgtgtgtgtgtgtgtgtgtgtgtgtgtgtgtgtgtgtgtttagggctTATTCTGTGTATTTAAGGGGGAaatcctttcagttttttttaaaaaaggatctcCATAGATTGTATACCAATGATCAAATGTACTTTTGAAAGAGATAAGTACAGTCAAGTAAGAAAGACtatcatgttttaaaatgcagagtAGAACAGCATTTTTCCATTGCTTTTTGGTATTGCTTAAGGTTtcatcttttgttgttgttatatatGGATTGGGTTTAGATGaaccaaaaaaaagtctgtgTTCAGATTAACCTCTGGCAAATCAAGAATCATAACTACCCTCCCATAAACAAACCCTGTTCCTAATGCCCTGAAAATAACACCAACTCCTAATAGGAATGCTCAACCGTCATCTGAGAGGTTAAAATTAACGCAGATAGAGTGATGCCAACATATTCCAGCTGCTGACAGAGAAGATCTATCCAAACCAGCAATTTTTAGTCCTTCAGTCCTTTAATCTTTAAGCTCACTGTGCTTTCATAAAGTAGTACATTAACACCAGAGCAGTGTGTCTCTGGGGTTTATGACTGGGGTGGCGGCACACTAGGGCATAAAGTGTTTCATTACACTTCCTTTTGTTAGTACTGCCCTATCTCCCAAGCTCCATTGCCATACACTATTTGTTCAGATAAAGCCCTGTGTTCAGGGTGACTAATCGCAGCACTGTGTTCCAGATGGTTTGATTACAGGATGTGGTTAAAGTGACTCTTCAAACATTCAGCCCAGCAGTAgggctctttaaaaaaaacatactGCATTTTATGGTCATGTGACAACACTTACTTTTCCTGTCCTAGTGCTCTATATATACTTGGCACAGGTAATGGGAAAGTCCCTATGATTTTTGGCTGGCAGGTATTTTATGAGCAACCTTAGTTGTACATTTAAAATCTTCccaaataattatatttgaagAAGGATCTGTCTGAAGGTTATAAGCTTCGAGGCTGGAACAGCAAAGCTTGTACTATACAAGATTCAGCTTCTAAAAAGTACCAGTATTGAATACCACAGAgtgacaacaacaaaataatgggGGCAGAGAGTCCTGAACAAAGAAATGGTGATAAATCATACCTTGTACAATAGTCACATTGTATAAAACTGTAGGGTAATATGATATCtgaaatatatgaattttatccTGTACTCATGAAATCAGCATATTGTGACATTTTGTCCCTAATGTTTcactagaaaaaatatatacaaaaggaaagaaatgtgtaaactttcttttttaaaggcataTGGCATGAATGGGTTACCATTTGGTATTATTCGAATgaggtttctgttttctgcctggGTGCACATCAAATCCATCCAGATGTGGTAGTCTGAGAGAGTTCAAAAAAACTTCTGATTCCAAACTCAGCATTTGCGATGCTTGGCAAAGACTTCTGTCCCGGGGATGAGGCACTTTAAAGACTCTGAAACAGTCTTTAAACTCAATACAAACAGAATTATGTCGATCCACTGGGAAATCAGGCATTTGCCCCATTCTTGAGGAAACAGCTTCACAAATACCAGAAATAATAATTCATAAACCACATTTATAACATCTTGGGAGCAAAGCCTCTTCGCAGAGAATGTCTATCATCTATAAAACTAGTGGGAGATTATGCTTATTGAAAAAGGATGGTAGTTAGCATTAAAAGGAAGTCACTGAATAGGATTCAGTCTAGACTCTCTCTCGTCAGTCCCTGTGTAGTTAGTTCCTAGGTGTTTAATGATTCTCACTGTTAGGTAGCCACTGTGCCACCAGGGGTTGTGGGTGCAGACACTGCTCCTATTTTCAAGGAGTGTCATCTAGTTGGAAGAGATAGGCATACTGTGTATACGAGCAGAGTAAAATATTATGGGGGCCATGTATTACAGTAGGACAAATAGCCTCAAGTTCAGACCTGGGAGGTTCTCCTTGTCATTCAGGATCCCAGATGAAGGAGACTCTGCCACCTTCATCCTGAGATCTTCAAGATCACAATTACCATTTCCAttgcagccagacagaaagggaTGAGAGGTTCTTATGGGCCAGGCCTGGAAGTGGCTCACATTGATCAGGTCTCTCACTTGCTTTCCATAGGACTCAGTCACATTTCCGCATCAGACTGATACGGAGGATGAGAAGGTGTCTAGTTGTGAGCTCAGAAAGGGGAGGGAAACATGGCTTGTAAGTTACCATCAGGGCAAGAACTGTGTATGCAGTGCTGTGGGGATCCAGGAGAGAATGGCCATCTTTTGGCCATGTGCCTGGTATGTGTGTGTCTAGGGCAAGGATTCACAGAAGTGAGAACCTTTGCATTTGTCTCcatttatttctaattcattAGGAACTTTAACTTTCCCTAGGGATTTGGACTAAGGCATCTTCAAGGTTTCTTTTAGGGGAATTAAAAGTGTGACATGAAGAACGGTTAAAGAAACTTGTCTAGGCTGGAGAGTAAAGGAGAGATAGAGGCTGGGTATTGTGggtcacactgtaatcccagcattttggggggctgagcggggaggatcgcttgaggccaggagttcaagaccaccctgggcaaaatagtgagagcccatctcattaaaaaaaaaaaaaaaaaaaaaagaaaaagaaaaaaaaaaaggagagagagagtgagcagaAGGTGAGGAGAATGCCAACATGGTCATTATCCTTGCCTGGATGAAAGGCTGTTGAGTAGATGATGGGTGGACTGCATCTGCAGGGTATCAGGAGGCACAGCCAGGACCAAGGTATTCAAAGACCAATGTAGTTTAACACAAGGAACAACTTTTTAACAAGAGGGCTGGAAAATAACTAGGCAGTCCTGGGTGGGTGCTGGTGAAATCTTCTATCAGTGATGAAGCTGGAGGGAAAagggacacatacacacacacacatacacacacacacgaagtcCTGAGGGTGTTGCACCAACAGTGCAGTTGGCTTCCTGGTCTCATAGCTATTGCACCCTTGGAACTTTGGCCCATCATGGTTCTCTACGCCTCAGTACCTTGCAAGCTTTAGGCTTCTATTCCTATTGCCAATTCTCTGGAACTTCCATATTTCTCATTCAGATTCTCAACATAAGCCCCTGTTGGGCTGGCTGCCTTTGCTCCAGGTGCCCATCACTGGTCCAGTCAGATGGGAGCAGGGTTAGGATCACTGCTCTAGGTGGGGGCACCATGAACATGAAATCCAGGATCTAGCCTGATGTGATAGCATAAGAGGCCTACTGTAAAAATGCAGGTAATAGACAGAACTATACTTCCACTTGTGCATCAGTGTTATGCCTGTGTACTGTTCTTTTCATGCACAGACTCTTGAAGTACAGAGTTTGGATGGAGTTCCAAGTAAAACATGGTTGATTCCATAGCACCAAATAGGCACCTAATGTGTACCCTGTAGACACACACAGTAAGTGTTGAGCTTGACATCTTCCTGGAAACCCTTTACAAAGGACATAACAGAACACTGACTGAAATCCTTATGAGGTCTCAGGCTTTTTTGGCTTGAGGAAGTAAGAGGCTCAGGTTTTATAATAAAGACCTTGTTCTTATTAAATGTTCTGTAGGTAATAGGCCTTTAGGGGCAGCATCTCAGACAAAGTATTAACAATACAAAGAAGAAACCTGTGTGTGGTCAGCACACTCTCAAACTATCCATTGTACTCTTCAGCTGTATTCTTTATTAGTAATAAGCCTCAGATATTTTTCAAGTATAACATGTTACAGGGCATTAGCTCTCTGACAAAGACCAGGCCCAGTCCATGGGTGGACAGGGGAGAATGATAAACCTGGTAGAATACTTGAATATAAAGATGACAAGTACCTGTATAGAGCGTCCCCAACACCTAGCTCACAGGCTAGATGTTTGAGTAAGTGTGCATGAAAAGAAACTCATCTTTCTGGAGTAAATGTACACTTATTTCCAATTTATATGTGAGAAATAGAACTTTATGACCAGATTTATAAATTCAAATTTGCACTTTTAAAGAACTGATTCTCATCATGGGCGTTTATGCCTTCAGTAATTGTAGTCTGTTTTATATGACTGTGGGTTACAAAATGTTTAAGATTTTGAGATTTCAGCAAAATGATAAATCATTTACATGTTTTAGAACTTAAACACCACCTTTATACTTGGCCCTTCACAACGGGATGTTGTCTAAACATAGACCTTCTTACAAAGAAACAGTACACTGTGTGGTTTATATGAGAAACATTCCTTAAGCCTTCATTCCAATATAGAGTGGCAGATTTGGCTGTGTAAACATGTGCCTGTATATATTCGGATATGAATTGTAGGCAGATTTAAATACTCTGTGGCATTGTGAAGCGGCTCGTACATATAAAGAAAGATAAACACAAGCACACATACTTAATTAGCACTGCTTGATGGAGACTGTTCAAATTCTCCGtgagttttaaaacaaattttagcattttaaatacGGAGTGCTTCTGGAAAAATAAGGGTGACTTATTTAGGTCCTTTGAAGTTGAAAATGGACGTTTCTTTCCAGGACTTTATTCCTTCCGAGTGCAAATAACAACGGCATCACTTATACCTGTGTGGCTTCCAGAAAGAGCAGCAGGAGATGTGAATAATTTTACAGTGAGGAAGTTGCAACTGCAGATTAGCCTTTGTGACAGCTTCAACCTGTGGCCCCAGATAGCCAGTGATTAATTGCCTGCCCTGGGTCCCTTCCCTTTTTCCGGCTCCAGGTTTCCCTTGAGCTTGTTTTGAGAAGGTGAATTCCGTTCTGAGGGTTCTGCGTGGGCCGGCGTGCTGTGTGGAGCCGCGTGCTGGGGGGAGCGCAGCATGGTCACACAGACCGAAGCTTTCACGGCACGGCCGGGCTCGTTAATGCGAATGAGCCTGTGTCCCGCGTGCACCGAGGAAGCCGAGCAATGGGGGCGGCCCTCTCGCCCTGCACGGCCTGCGCGCCGTGGGGGCTGCGTGCCTTTGCCTCCACCACGCTCGCCTCTCCCCCACCGCTGCCTCTGTGCTGCGGGCGGCCGCCTCGTCCCAGCCAATCAGACGCTAGTGCTCGCAGCGGGCGCCGGCCAATCCGCGGCCAGCGTTCGCTGGAAACGCGAAACCCTTAGGGGAAAAGCAATAACAAAAGCCTTTCACTGCAGACAAATGTTAAGTGTCTGTGCAgacttttcctgtttttaattttattactgcAAGAATGGAGGGTTTGTTGTTTCtttcatgtttcctttcaagcaattttaattatacatttgtgCTACATCAGGGACTCTGGAACGCAGTGATTCAGCCTATTGGATCTAAAGCTAAAATGCAGTAACCTTCTGGCAATACAGATATATTCCTGCACTGTAAATATAGCTGACATGCTAAAGAATTTTAAGCAGCTGCAAAAGTCTTTGACACCACACACAGTGCCCCAGAGAGCAGATGATGAGAAAACCAGCTCAGTCTTCCCCTTCGCCTCCTctcccactccctcccctttcctgaaGGGATGTGCTCATAAAGAATCCTTTCCTCCGATTGTTCTGTCTTGTGCAAATTTTGACCAAATGCCTAATTGCCATGGATTCTCATCACAATATGAAATTTTATACtcaatggcttaaaaaaaaaaaaaatgtcctgagGGAATTACATTGGAATCAGCTATGATTTGAGGAAATGCTTTGCTCCATCCTAGCCTTTCCCCTGCTAGCCTATTGCTATAATAGACTGAATTAACACTGAGTAAATAATTCAGCTGTTGCCTAAGTAATAGCAACATAGACCATAtgggaaacaattttaaaatctccTTTTGAGACTTTGGAAAGAAATCGTTCTCCAGCGCGCCGTGGGGGGCTGCGTCCCAACCATTCAAATATGTTACCTGCTGTTAAAAGGTTCCCAAGGAAATGAGTCTTACCTTGTGAGGTTTCCCTTACCATAAAGGAACCCAGTACAGGTTTTCTGTAAAATTCACAATGACAATGGTCATGCAAGTGAGCAAACTAGCTAGAAATAGACTTTGACTAATTTCTTCTGATGCTTCCAAGAAAGACTAGGGGTAgatgcagaaagaaaacaaaggctcaattaaatattttatgtctttacCCTGATAGTTTATATATGTCTCAAAATCAAGGTTCtattaaaatatgctttaaagaagtgattttttttaaatttgacattTGTCCTCTCAGAAATAAAGAGgatattatattttgtttctctgtgaCATTTGGTATACTAAGCACACTTAAGTTTAGTAATTCACAGATGCAGTGCTAAATTAAATTGTCTGTCTGAAAAGCAGTTGGAAAAAGCAGAATGGCTTGCAGGAAACAAGTGTGTTAGTTTTGAGATTTCTTTTCTAATCCTCCGAGGCAAATGCTTACCAAAGTTGATTCCAAAGATAACCCCAAGAGTAAATCTATTgtgcacatttattttcttaagaggGCTATTTTAGGAGTCCTTAATATGAAACAAGACCAAACACTGAAACAGATATGGTACCCAGGCTGATTATTGTCCCACAAAGTCAAAGAGGGGAGGATTAGGGAAGTGAAATAATAGTTGATTGTCTGCTATCTGGACTCTTAAGTCCCCACTCTCCTCTCTATGCCTATTTTTATGCAcctgcataattttttttcttaataaaaatcaCCATCATTTTATATTGTTGAATTGGAAACAAAACCGATTCCTTTCAGTCACCCTCTGGTTTAAGCACTGGTAACTGGCGCTAGTTTATGTTGGCTGCTTGCCAAACGAAAGCAATTATgtgtaataatagaaaaattaagagGTGAGTGTTGCTGTTTTACAGCAGGACATGGCAAAAACCATTTCCTTCTGTCAGCAGTATCTTGATTACACTCTCACACACAGTCTCACCCTTTTGTACCACGTGCGCACGCGCACGAATGCACAACACACATTATTTCCTGTGGGTTTTAACTTGAGGTCACTGAAACCAGAAAGAGGAAGAATGCAAACCACAGCTTTTGAAAGCAAATGAGAATAGAACtttgctgtcaaaaaaaaaaaaaagaaaaaaagaaagaaagaaagaatgaataagtgaaCTGGAAATAATAGTACTCAGTGATAACTATGATCCTTTTTCATCCCCCGCCTCCTGCAGGTGTCCTAGTGGTCAATGTCACGTGGAGGAACAAAACGTACGTGGGAACCCTACTGGACTGCACCAAGCACGACTGGGCCCCTCCCAGGTAGGAGCAAggccttttatttctctccttcccccatcCTCTCTTTGCAGGGAAACTATAGAGAGAGATTCATAATACATAAAAGTGTGCCTGTAATTGAAACCAGGCAAAGGAGAAATGAGCAATTTAGGACTGAACGCAGTAAAATGCAGATGCTAGATTTCTTTTCTGTCAGAAGATCTCTactccccaccccttctctcttgtctttgttttcatttttttctcaaagtgGGAATTTGAACTGGATTGGAAGCTAGCTACTTGAGctgtttttctttggtttttctgAGGAAGAATATAAGCCCTTGGTAGCCTGTTCTTTTGCAGGTATCAGAAATCGTCAGTCTTTTCCTTGACTGGGCCCAGCCCTTAAGCTACTGGAGTGTTGACTCCTCTTTGCTGCATTGTGTACTTTGTGATTTCACTTGGCTCTTTTGGGGATGCTCATTTTCACATCTGTTACTTGCTTCCATAGGTTTTGTGAGTCACCAACAAGTGACCTGGAGATGAGAGGGGGCCGGGGCAGAGGGAAGAGAGCAAGGTCTGCTGCTGCTGCCCCCGGCTCTGAGGCCAGCTTCACGGAGTCCAGAGGGCTGCAGAACAAGAACAGAGGGGGGGCCAATGGGAAAGGGAGGCGGGGCAGCCTCAATGCCAGCGGACGAAGGACACCCCCAAATTGTGCTGCTGAGGACATCAAAGCCAGCCCTTCCTCcaccaacaaaaggaaaaacaagcctCCAATGGAGCTGGACCTGAACTCCAGCTCTGAGGACAATAAGCCTGGGAAGCGTGTCCGCACAAATTCCAGAAGCACTCCCACTACCCCTCAAGGGAAACCAGAGACTACTTTTTTGGACCAAGGCTGCTCTTCTCCAGTGTTAATCGACTGTCCCCACCCGAACTGCAACAAAAAGTACAAGCACATTAACGGCCTGAGGTACCACCAGGCTCATGCACACTTAGACCCAGAAAACAAACTGGAGTTCGAGCCGGACAGTGAGGACAAGATCTCGGACTGTGAGGAAGCATTGAGTAATGTGGCACTtgaatgcagtgagccaagcacAAGTGTATCTGCTTATGACCAGGTGAAGGCACCCGCATCCCCTGGTGCTGGAAACCCGCCTGGGACcccaaagggaaagagagagctgATGAGCAATGGCCCAGGTTCCATTATTGGTGCTAAAGCTGGGAAGAATTCTGGCAAAAAGAAGGGCCTTAACAACGAACTGAACAACCTTCCAGTAATCTCCAACATGACGGCTGCGTTAGACAGTTGCTCAGCAGCAGACGGCAGTTTGGCTGCTGAGATGCCTAAGCTGGAAGCAGAAGGATTAATTGACAAGAAAAGTTTAGGAGATAAAGAAAAGGGCAAAAAGGCTAACAACTGCAAAATGGACAAAAACCTCTCTAAACTGAAAAGTGCCCGGCCCattgcccctgccccagcccccactccACCACAGCTAATCGCTATACCCACTGCAACATTTAcaaccaccaccactgggacAATACCCGGACTGCCCTCCCTTACAACAACTGTTGTTCAGGCTACACCAAAGAGTCCTCCGTTAAAACCCATTCAACCAAAGCCCACGATTATGGGAGAGCCCATCACCGTGAACCCAGCTCTGGTGTCACtcaaggacaaaaagaaaaaggagaagcgAAAGctaaaggacaaagaagggaaagagacgGGAAGCCCAAAAATGGATGCCAAGCTGGGGAAACTAGAGGACTCCAAGGGGGCCAGCAAAGATTTACCTGGGCATTTTTTAAAGGATCATCTCAACAAGAATGAAGGGCTGGCAAATGGATTGTCCGAGTCTCAGGAGAGCCGCATGGCCAGTATCAAAGCTGAGGCCGATAAGGTTTACACTTTCACAGACAACGCTCCCAGCCCTTCCATAGGGAGCGCCTCAAGGATGGAATGCAGCACTTTGGTGAACGGGCAGGCACCAGTCGCACCTCTGCATGTGTTGACCCAGAATGGGGCAGAGAGTTCAGCTGCAAAGACAAGCAGCCCGGCCTATTCAGACATATCCGATGCTGCTGACGATGGTGGTTCCGACAGCAGGTCAGAGGGCATGAGATCAAAGGCCAGTTCCCCATCAGATATTATTTCTAGTAAGGACAGTGTGGTAAAAGGGCATTCTTCAACTACAGCACAATCATCTCAACTGAAAGAATCCCATTCTCCCTATTACCATGGCTATGATCCTTATTATTCTCCAAGTTACATGCACCCTGGGCAGGTTGGCACCCCTGCAGCTGGAAATAGTGGGAGCACGCAGGGAATGAAGATCAAGAAGGAGTCTGAGGAAGATGCTGAAAAGAAAGACAAGGCAGAGCAGTTAGATTCTAAGAAAGTGGACCACAATTCTACATCCTTACAGCCTCAGCACCAATCGGTGATCACACAAAGACATCCTGCCCTGGCTCAGTCACTTTATTATGGCCAGTATGCCTATGGACTCTATATGGACCAGAAGTCTCTGATGGCCACCAGCCCTGCCTATAGACAGCAATATGAGAAGTACTATGAAGATCAGAGGCTGGCAGAGCAGAAAATGGCCCAGACTGGGAGAGGAGACTGTGAAAGGAAAAGCGAGCTCCCCTTGAAAGAGCTGGGCAAGGAGGAagctaaacagaaaaatatgccATCGGCCACAATCTCAAAAGCTCCCTCTACTCCGGAGCCTAACAAAAACCATTCTAAACTAGGGCCATCAGTGCCTAATAAAACTGAGGAGACAGGTAAAtcacagcttctctccagtcaCCAGCAGCAGCTTCAGGCCGACAGCTTCAAAGCTAAGCAGATGGAAAACCACCAGCTTATTAAGGAGGCTGTAGAAATGAAGTCTGTCATGGACTCTATGAAGCAGACAGGTGTAGACCCAACCTCGAGATTTAAACAAGTAAGATTGTGGAGCGTGGCCCCAACAGGGACAGAGCAGTCTGAGACTTGTATTATACATGTCTGGGCTTGATCTGGTTAGACTTCTGACACAGGAAAGAAACCCACATTAGTTTTTTCCTCTGCTCTTGAAAAGTATCTTAAGATTC
The Chlorocebus sabaeus isolate Y175 chromosome 23, mChlSab1.0.hap1, whole genome shotgun sequence DNA segment above includes these coding regions:
- the ZNF608 gene encoding zinc finger protein 608 isoform X2, whose protein sequence is MSVNISTAGKGVDPNTVDTYDSGDDWEIGVGNLIIDLDADLEKDRQKFEMNNSTNTTSNSNSKDCGGPASSGAGATAALADGLKFASVQASAPQGNSHKETSKSKVKRSKTSKDANKSLPSAALYGIPEISSTGKRQEVQGRPGEATGMNSALGQSVSSGGSGNPNSNSTSTSTSAATAGAGSCGKSKEEKPGKSQSSRGAKRDKDAGKSRKDKHDLLQGHQNGSGSQAPSGGHLYGFGAKSNGGGASPFHCGGTGSGSVAAAGEVSKSAPDSGLMGNSMLVKKEEEEEESHRRIKKLKTEKVDPLFTVPAPPPPISSSLTPQILPSYFSPSSSNIAAPVEQLLVRTRSVGVNTCEVGVVTEPECLGPCEPGTSVNLEGIVWHETEEGVLVVNVTWRNKTYVGTLLDCTKHDWAPPRFCESPTSDLEMRGGRGRGKRARSAAAAPGSEASFTESRGLQNKNRGGANGKGRRGSLNASGRRTPPNCAAEDIKASPSSTNKRKNKPPMELDLNSSSEDNKPGKRVRTNSRSTPTTPQGKPETTFLDQGCSSPVLIDCPHPNCNKKYKHINGLRYHQAHAHLDPENKLEFEPDSEDKISDCEEALSNVALECSEPSTSVSAYDQVKAPASPGAGNPPGTPKGKRELMSNGPGSIIGAKAGKNSGKKKGLNNELNNLPVISNMTAALDSCSAADGSLAAEMPKLEAEGLIDKKSLGDKEKGKKANNCKMDKNLSKLKSARPIAPAPAPTPPQLIAIPTATFTTTTTGTIPGLPSLTTTVVQATPKSPPLKPIQPKPTIMGEPITVNPALVSLKDKKKKEKRKLKDKEGKETGSPKMDAKLGKLEDSKGASKDLPGHFLKDHLNKNEGLANGLSESQESRMASIKAEADKVYTFTDNAPSPSIGSASRMECSTLVNGQAPVAPLHVLTQNGAESSAAKTSSPAYSDISDAADDGGSDSRSEGMRSKASSPSDIISSKDSVVKGHSSTTAQSSQLKESHSPYYHGYDPYYSPSYMHPGQVGTPAAGNSGSTQGMKIKKESEEDAEKKDKAEQLDSKKVDHNSTSLQPQHQSVITQRHPALAQSLYYGQYAYGLYMDQKSLMATSPAYRQQYEKYYEDQRLAEQKMAQTGRGDCERKSELPLKELGKEEAKQKNMPSATISKAPSTPEPNKNHSKLGPSVPNKTEETGKSQLLSSHQQQLQADSFKAKQMENHQLIKEAVEMKSVMDSMKQTGVDPTSRFKQDPDSRTWHHYVYQPKYLDQQKSEELDREKKLKEDSPRKTPNKESGVPSLPVSLTSIKEEPKEAKRPDSQSMEESKLKNDDRKTPVNWKDSRGTRVAVSSPMSQHQSYIQYLHAYPYPQMYDPSHPAYRAVSPVLMHSYPGAYLSPGFHYPVYGKMSGREETEKVNTSPSINTKTTTESKALDLLQQHANQYRSKSPAPVEKATAEREREAERERDRHSPFGQRHLHTHHHTHVGMGYPLIPGQYDPFQGLTSAALVASQQVAAQASASGMFPGQRR
- the ZNF608 gene encoding zinc finger protein 608 isoform X1, whose product is MSVNISTAGKGVDPNTVDTYDSGDDWEIGVGNLIIDLDADLEKDRQKFEMNNSTNTTSNSNSKDCGGPASSGAGATAALADGLKFASVQASAPQGNSHKETSKSKVKRSKTSKDANKSLPSAALYGIPEISSTGKRQEVQGRPGEATGMNSALGQSVSSGGSGNPNSNSTSTSTSAATAGAGSCGKSKEEKPGKSQSSRGAKRDKDAGKSRKDKHDLLQGHQNGSGSQAPSGGHLYGFGAKSNGGGASPFHCGGTGSGSVAAAGEVSKSAPDSGLMGNSMLVKKEEEEEESHRRIKKLKTEKVDPLFTVPAPPPPISSSLTPQILPSYFSPSSSNIAAPVEQLLVRTRSVGVNTCEVGVVTEPECLGPCEPGTSVNLEGIVWHETEEGVLVVNVTWRNKTYVGTLLDCTKHDWAPPRFCESPTSDLEMRGGRGRGKRARSAAAAPGSEASFTESRGLQNKNRGGANGKGRRGSLNASGRRTPPNCAAEDIKASPSSTNKRKNKPPMELDLNSSSEDNKPGKRVRTNSRSTPTTPQGKPETTFLDQGCSSPVLIDCPHPNCNKKYKHINGLRYHQAHAHLDPENKLEFEPDSEDKISDCEEALSNVALECSEPSTSVSAYDQVKAPASPGAGNPPGTPKGKRELMSNGPGSIIGAKAGKNSGKKKGLNNELNNLPVISNMTAALDSCSAADGSLAAEMPKLEAEGLIDKKSLGDKEKGKKANNCKMDKNLSKLKSARPIAPAPAPTPPQLIAIPTATFTTTTTGTIPGLPSLTTTVVQATPKSPPLKPIQPKPTIMGEPITVNPALVSLKDKKKKEKRKLKDKEGKETGSPKMDAKLGKLEDSKGASKDLPGHFLKDHLNKNEGLANGLSESQESRMASIKAEADKVYTFTDNAPSPSIGSASRMECSTLVNGQAPVAPLHVLTQNGAESSAAKTSSPAYSDISDAADDGGSDSRSEGMRSKASSPSDIISSKDSVVKGHSSTTAQSSQLKESHSPYYHGYDPYYSPSYMHPGQVGTPAAGNSGSTQGMKIKKESEEDAEKKDKAEQLDSKKVDHNSTSLQPQHQSVITQRHPALAQSLYYGQYAYGLYMDQKSLMATSPAYRQQYEKYYEDQRLAEQKMAQTGRGDCERKSELPLKELGKEEAKQKNMPSATISKAPSTPEPNKNHSKLGPSVPNKTEETGKSQLLSSHQQQLQADSFKAKQMENHQLIKEAVEMKSVMDSMKQTGVDPTSRFKQDPDSRTWHHYVYQPKYLDQQKSEELDREKKLKEDSPRKTPNKESGVPSLPVSLTSIKEEPKEAKRPDSQSMEESKLKNDDRKTPVNWKDSRGTRVAVSSPMSQHQSYIQYLHAYPYPQMYDPSHPAYRAVSPVLMHSYPGAYLSPGFHYPVYGKMSGREETEKVNTSPSINTKTTTESKALDLLQQHANQYRSKSPAPVEKATAEREREAERERDRHSPFGQRHLHTHHHTHVGMGYPLIPGQYDPFQGLTSAALVASQQVAAQASASGMFPGQRRE
- the ZNF608 gene encoding zinc finger protein 608 isoform X3, yielding MQLEGKGQLDPIQTVDPLFTVPAPPPPISSSLTPQILPSYFSPSSSNIAAPVEQLLVRTRSVGVNTCEVGVVTEPECLGPCEPGTSVNLEGIVWHETEEGVLVVNVTWRNKTYVGTLLDCTKHDWAPPRFCESPTSDLEMRGGRGRGKRARSAAAAPGSEASFTESRGLQNKNRGGANGKGRRGSLNASGRRTPPNCAAEDIKASPSSTNKRKNKPPMELDLNSSSEDNKPGKRVRTNSRSTPTTPQGKPETTFLDQGCSSPVLIDCPHPNCNKKYKHINGLRYHQAHAHLDPENKLEFEPDSEDKISDCEEALSNVALECSEPSTSVSAYDQVKAPASPGAGNPPGTPKGKRELMSNGPGSIIGAKAGKNSGKKKGLNNELNNLPVISNMTAALDSCSAADGSLAAEMPKLEAEGLIDKKSLGDKEKGKKANNCKMDKNLSKLKSARPIAPAPAPTPPQLIAIPTATFTTTTTGTIPGLPSLTTTVVQATPKSPPLKPIQPKPTIMGEPITVNPALVSLKDKKKKEKRKLKDKEGKETGSPKMDAKLGKLEDSKGASKDLPGHFLKDHLNKNEGLANGLSESQESRMASIKAEADKVYTFTDNAPSPSIGSASRMECSTLVNGQAPVAPLHVLTQNGAESSAAKTSSPAYSDISDAADDGGSDSRSEGMRSKASSPSDIISSKDSVVKGHSSTTAQSSQLKESHSPYYHGYDPYYSPSYMHPGQVGTPAAGNSGSTQGMKIKKESEEDAEKKDKAEQLDSKKVDHNSTSLQPQHQSVITQRHPALAQSLYYGQYAYGLYMDQKSLMATSPAYRQQYEKYYEDQRLAEQKMAQTGRGDCERKSELPLKELGKEEAKQKNMPSATISKAPSTPEPNKNHSKLGPSVPNKTEETGKSQLLSSHQQQLQADSFKAKQMENHQLIKEAVEMKSVMDSMKQTGVDPTSRFKQDPDSRTWHHYVYQPKYLDQQKSEELDREKKLKEDSPRKTPNKESGVPSLPVSLTSIKEEPKEAKRPDSQSMEESKLKNDDRKTPVNWKDSRGTRVAVSSPMSQHQSYIQYLHAYPYPQMYDPSHPAYRAVSPVLMHSYPGAYLSPGFHYPVYGKMSGREETEKVNTSPSINTKTTTESKALDLLQQHANQYRSKSPAPVEKATAEREREAERERDRHSPFGQRHLHTHHHTHVGMGYPLIPGQYDPFQGLTSAALVASQQVAAQASASGMFPGQRRE